The stretch of DNA CCTGGGGTTTACGGTGGTGGGCCTAGCTCTGTTTCTAGCCGCGGCGGAGCTCTGGCGAGTGGACCTCGAGGCCCTCGCCCTTCCCTTGGGCCTCGGCCTCTTCGGGTTCCTCGTTCTCCTGAGGCTTTACGCCCTGCGCCCCGCATGAGCCATCCCTACCCCCCGCCCCGCGACAAGAAGGGAAACCGCATCGGCTTCACCACGGGGGCCAACGCCGCCGCCGCCGCTAAGGCCGCTGCCCTGGCCCTCCTGGGGGAAGCCCCCAAGGCAGCGGACATCTGGCTTCCCGCCGGATGGCGCCAGTCCTTCCAGGTCTTCCGCCTGGAGCGCAAGGGGGACGGGGTCCTGGTGGGAATGATCAAGGACGCCGGGGACGACCCGGACGTGACCCACGGAGCGGAGATCCAGGCCTACGTGCGCTTTGCCAGCGAGGACCGGCTGGAAGGGGGGGAGGGTGTAGGGGTGGTGACCCGGCCTGGGCTTGGGGTGCCCGTGGGGGAACCCGCCATCAACCCCGTGCCCCGTCGGATGATCTGGGAAGCGGTGCGGGAGGTGACCACCAGGCCCCTCGCCATCACCATCGCCATCCCCGGCGGGGAGGAGCTGGCCAAGAAGACCCTAAACCCCAGGCTCGGCATCCTCGGGGGGCTATCGGTGCTGGGCACCACTGGCGTGGTGAAGCCCTACTCCACCAGCGCCTTCCGTATGAGCGTGGTCCAGGCCGTGGGCGTGGCGCGGGCCAACGGCCTCCTGGAAATCGCCGCCACCACGGGGGGCAAGAGCGAGCGCTTCGCCCAGAGGCTCCTCCCCCACCTTCCCGAGATGGCCTTCATCGAGATGGGGGACTTCGTGGGGGATGTGCTCAAGGCGGCGCGGAAGGTGGGAATAGCGGTGGTGCGCATCGTGGGGATGATTGGGAAGATCTCCAAGATGGCCGACGGCAAAACCATGACCCACGCCGCAGGGGGGGAGGTAAACCTTTCCCTCCTCCTCGGCCTCCTCAAGGGGGCGGGGGCGAGCCCCAAGGCCC from Thermus brockianus encodes:
- a CDS encoding cobalt-precorrin-5B (C(1))-methyltransferase, coding for MSHPYPPPRDKKGNRIGFTTGANAAAAAKAAALALLGEAPKAADIWLPAGWRQSFQVFRLERKGDGVLVGMIKDAGDDPDVTHGAEIQAYVRFASEDRLEGGEGVGVVTRPGLGVPVGEPAINPVPRRMIWEAVREVTTRPLAITIAIPGGEELAKKTLNPRLGILGGLSVLGTTGVVKPYSTSAFRMSVVQAVGVARANGLLEIAATTGGKSERFAQRLLPHLPEMAFIEMGDFVGDVLKAARKVGIAVVRIVGMIGKISKMADGKTMTHAAGGEVNLSLLLGLLKGAGASPKALREAEGAATARRFYELALEEGLDRFFLDLVRLAQEKLQAYIGPRPFVSVALTDFDEGRCLAAWPDREVYRG